A portion of the Magnolia sinica isolate HGM2019 chromosome 17, MsV1, whole genome shotgun sequence genome contains these proteins:
- the LOC131230222 gene encoding uncharacterized protein LOC131230222, producing the protein MDQPTDFPVCHKNLSVDIKGNKTDVLLCSYEDHFLVMATQIGSMGTILNPRKEEGMSVNPTFNVSVIFGKRDEPMLVACARQLIEHISSCGSSRPLVLSLGLKDHSLETLKDIVSVVIENRLW; encoded by the exons ATGGATCAACCAACTGATTTTCCAGTCTGTCACAAAAATCTCTCCGTGGATATTAAG GGAAATAAAACAGACGTATTGCTCTGCAGCTACGAAGATCACTTTCTA GTTATGGCGACCCAGATAGGAAGTATGGGAACAATACTAAATCCaag GAAGGAAGAAGGCATGTCAGTCAATCCAACTTTCAATGTGTCAGTTATATTTGGTAAACGAGATGAG CCGATGCTGGTAGCATGCGCACGCCAACTGATCGAGCACATAAG TAGCTGTGGTTCATCTAGGCCGTTGGTGCTCTCTCTCGGTCTCAAGGACCACTCTCTG GAGACGCTGAAAGACATTGTTTCTGTTGTCATCGAGAATCGCCTTTGGTAA
- the LOC131231809 gene encoding T-complex protein 1 subunit theta-like, producing MGLHPSEIISGYTKAINKTVDILDELVEKGSETMDVRNKDEVVYRMKAVVASKQFVQEDILYSLLADACIQVCPKNPVNFNVDNVRVVKLLGGGLHNCSIVRGMVLKTDAVGI from the exons ATGGGATTGCATCCAAGTGAAATCATTAGTGGCTACACAAAAGCGATCAATAAG ACGGTTGATATTTTAGATGAGTTGGTTGAAAAGGGCTCGGAAACAATGGATGTGCGGAACAAGGATGAAGTTGTTTACCGAATGAAAGCTGTTGTGGCCAGCAAGCAGTTTGTACAAGAAGATATTTTGTACTCTCTTCTTGCGGAT GCATGCATCCAGGTCTGCCCCAAGAACCCAGTGAACTTTAATGTAGATAATGTTCGTGTCGTAAAGCTTCTTGGAGGAGGTCTGCATAACTGTTCAATTGTTCGTGGCATGGTCCTGAAAACTGATGCTGTTGGAATATAA